A stretch of Aureispira sp. CCB-E DNA encodes these proteins:
- a CDS encoding HAD family phosphatase — protein MEAIKNIIFDLGGVLIHLQPQWTEAAFCALAGSKAEYARISTLLHQENIFNDFEIGAIDATKFIGALQQYNQNAVTEEQLETAWNAMLLDIPAKGLTLIQDLKERGYNVYLLSNTNSIHLTAFTDIAKQEHGITDFDALFDKAYYSHLIGARKPNVEAFEYVLKDAQLKASETLFIDDNAPNLVGARQAGIHTLWHPANTDITNHLKGFLALV, from the coding sequence ATGGAGGCGATAAAAAATATAATTTTTGATTTGGGAGGTGTATTAATCCACTTACAACCACAGTGGACAGAGGCAGCTTTTTGTGCCTTAGCGGGCAGCAAAGCCGAATATGCTCGTATTTCTACTTTACTTCATCAGGAAAATATTTTTAATGATTTTGAAATTGGGGCAATTGATGCCACTAAATTTATAGGAGCGTTGCAACAATACAATCAAAATGCAGTGACTGAAGAACAGTTAGAAACGGCTTGGAATGCCATGTTGTTGGATATTCCTGCTAAGGGATTGACGTTAATTCAAGATCTAAAAGAACGAGGATACAACGTTTATTTATTGAGCAACACCAATAGCATTCATTTAACAGCATTTACGGATATTGCCAAGCAGGAGCATGGTATTACAGATTTTGATGCTTTGTTTGATAAAGCGTATTATTCTCATTTGATTGGTGCTCGTAAGCCAAATGTAGAAGCTTTTGAGTATGTGTTGAAGGATGCACAGTTGAAGGCTAGTGAGACACTTTTTATAGACGACAATGCTCCTAATTTGGTTGGTGCTCGACAAGCAGGAATACACACTTTATGGCACCCAGCGAATACGGATATAACAAATCACCTGAAAGGGTTTTTAGCTTTGGTGTAA
- a CDS encoding endonuclease/exonuclease/phosphatase family protein: protein MFRWLKNTFTKLLFGANIIVSLLLLCSYLAIWIPPSTFYWFALLANGYPFLLLINLLFAFLWLYRRKRYFYLSLIAIFLGGSHLFNLIGFNWSNTAPSENSVRIMSYNVRYFNATALSDKKKLEQAQQKILRTIEAQAIDIFCGQEFSGKTARYNQTAKQFLEDKMGLTYHFQGGGSSLAIFSKYPILKKGTIDFPNSYNGAIYADLKYHGKTIRVYCFHLQSIGLGSDEHELFDEDNLSTLGQNATQKKYQRINNKLKEAFLQREEQANFIAQHIHNSPYPVLVCGDMNDTPSSYAYGQLAQNLTDAFREKGSGLGSTYAGLLPFLRIDYIFTSPINSVEAFRVVSNTSSDHYPIYTHIRF from the coding sequence ATGTTTCGTTGGTTAAAGAATACCTTTACTAAGTTATTATTTGGAGCAAATATTATTGTTAGTTTACTCCTACTTTGTTCTTATTTGGCAATATGGATTCCTCCTTCTACCTTTTACTGGTTTGCTCTTTTGGCAAATGGTTATCCTTTTTTGCTGTTAATCAACCTGCTGTTTGCTTTTCTTTGGCTCTATCGACGCAAACGCTATTTTTACCTTTCTCTGATTGCTATCTTTTTAGGTGGTTCACATTTATTCAATTTAATTGGGTTCAATTGGTCCAATACAGCACCGTCAGAAAATAGTGTCCGAATCATGAGTTATAATGTGCGTTACTTTAATGCTACCGCCTTATCTGATAAAAAGAAATTAGAACAAGCGCAACAAAAAATATTGCGTACCATAGAAGCCCAAGCGATTGATATTTTTTGTGGTCAAGAGTTTTCAGGAAAAACAGCTCGATACAACCAAACCGCCAAACAATTTTTGGAAGACAAAATGGGCTTAACGTACCATTTTCAAGGAGGAGGCAGCAGCTTAGCTATTTTCTCCAAATATCCAATTCTAAAAAAAGGAACCATTGACTTTCCCAATAGTTACAATGGTGCTATTTATGCTGATTTAAAATACCATGGTAAAACAATTCGCGTCTATTGTTTTCACTTACAATCTATTGGATTGGGGAGTGATGAACATGAGCTTTTTGACGAAGACAACTTATCAACACTAGGTCAAAACGCTACACAAAAAAAATATCAACGCATTAATAATAAATTAAAAGAAGCATTTTTGCAACGAGAAGAACAAGCCAATTTTATTGCACAACATATTCACAATAGCCCCTACCCTGTTTTGGTTTGTGGTGACATGAATGACACCCCAAGTTCTTATGCTTATGGGCAACTTGCTCAAAATTTGACCGATGCTTTTCGAGAAAAAGGAAGTGGTTTAGGAAGCACCTACGCAGGTTTGCTTCCCTTTTTGCGTATCGACTACATTTTTACCAGTCCAATCAATAGCGTTGAAGCCTTTCGAGTCGTTTCTAATACTTCATCTGACCACTATCCTATTTACACTCATATTCGGTTTTAG
- a CDS encoding transposase yields the protein MGIFSALTVIAETAGFDMVKSAKQLTSFAGLDVVQRQSGTSIKGKTRISKKGNAHIRRALYFPAMVAARFNPQFKAVYKRIVQKGKPKKVANIALERRLLCLIYVLWKNEQSYIENYEELKQEKNIAPELAEATQDSPKTS from the coding sequence GTGGGGATTTTTTCTGCACTAACTGTTATCGCAGAAACAGCTGGTTTCGATATGGTGAAGTCAGCTAAACAATTAACCTCTTTTGCTGGTTTGGATGTTGTTCAGAGACAGTCAGGAACATCTATTAAAGGTAAAACTAGAATTTCTAAAAAAGGAAATGCTCATATTCGTAGGGCACTTTATTTTCCAGCTATGGTTGCAGCCCGATTCAATCCTCAATTCAAGGCTGTTTACAAGAGAATTGTTCAAAAGGGAAAACCTAAAAAGGTTGCTAATATTGCCTTAGAGCGTAGATTACTGTGTTTAATATATGTGCTTTGGAAAAATGAACAATCTTACATTGAAAATTATGAAGAGCTAAAACAAGAAAAAAATATAGCCCCAGAACTAGCTGAGGCTACACAGGATAGTCCTAAGACTTCCTAA
- a CDS encoding type II TA system antitoxin MqsA family protein translates to MVKKVEPLVLTFRKEKFKIEYHFYLCKDSGEKFTTTKLDEINVEQVHSQYRDKHNLPFIHEIKEIREKYNLSAIKMSQVLGFGPNTYRDYENGEVPNRSNGKIIQVAKDPKQFKFLVEISEALNETQKKKVFARINTLSNVKRSKDYYWEQLLFSNEQPNIKTGYKEASLDKIREMVVYFANAIQPMKTMLNKLLFYSDFLSFRETGYSMSGMEYRAIERGPVPTTFESIFELLDREGVIVISDVKFPNGFWGKKFSVPTGGAFNQDLFSPQELDVLNAIEKKFKKYNTKKIVNASHEELAWLDNHETKSIIDYSYAYYLKHV, encoded by the coding sequence ATGGTAAAAAAGGTAGAGCCTTTAGTATTAACTTTTAGAAAAGAAAAGTTTAAAATTGAATACCATTTTTATTTATGTAAAGATAGTGGAGAAAAGTTTACCACTACTAAGCTTGACGAAATAAATGTAGAACAGGTTCATAGCCAATACAGGGATAAGCACAACCTGCCTTTTATTCATGAAATAAAAGAAATTAGGGAAAAGTATAACTTATCTGCGATAAAAATGTCTCAGGTTTTAGGATTTGGACCCAATACTTATAGAGATTATGAAAATGGGGAAGTTCCCAATCGTTCAAATGGTAAGATAATCCAAGTAGCTAAAGACCCTAAACAGTTTAAGTTTTTGGTTGAAATATCTGAGGCGTTGAATGAGACTCAAAAGAAAAAGGTATTTGCTCGGATAAATACCTTATCTAATGTTAAACGTTCTAAGGATTATTATTGGGAGCAATTGTTATTTAGTAATGAGCAACCAAATATTAAAACGGGATATAAAGAGGCTTCTCTTGACAAGATAAGAGAGATGGTGGTTTACTTTGCTAATGCAATTCAACCAATGAAAACAATGTTGAACAAATTACTATTTTACTCAGATTTTCTCTCTTTTAGAGAAACAGGGTATTCTATGAGTGGGATGGAATATAGGGCAATAGAAAGAGGTCCTGTGCCTACTACTTTTGAAAGTATTTTTGAGCTTTTGGATAGAGAAGGTGTTATCGTAATTTCAGATGTAAAATTCCCTAATGGATTTTGGGGAAAGAAGTTTAGTGTTCCTACAGGAGGGGCTTTCAACCAAGATCTATTTAGCCCTCAAGAGTTAGATGTATTAAATGCAATAGAGAAGAAGTTTAAAAAATACAATACCAAGAAAATAGTAAATGCCAGTCATGAAGAACTAGCATGGTTAGATAACCATGAAACAAAAAGTATTATTGACTACTCTTATGCTTACTATTTAAAACACGTATAA
- a CDS encoding transposase, translating to MEKLQKQCVGIEISKLTFTVCVCSLGLDQNVYLSEVEEFSNDKKGFNRFVRWSKKQQNQSVEMVYLMEATGVYYESLAYHLHKIKKTVHVVLPNKAKHYIGSLNQKTKTDSADAQALARFGVERKFSEWHPPAPIYKKLKGLCRFRVSLKENRTMLLNQISSIEASEQGDKFIKKSLKELVKKIEVQIKSCEQEILRVLEQDQKIATRVQ from the coding sequence ATGGAAAAGCTACAAAAACAATGTGTGGGGATAGAGATTTCAAAATTGACATTTACAGTCTGTGTATGCAGTTTAGGATTGGATCAAAACGTTTACTTATCAGAAGTAGAGGAATTTTCAAATGATAAGAAAGGATTTAATCGCTTTGTTCGTTGGTCAAAGAAGCAACAAAACCAGAGTGTTGAAATGGTTTATCTGATGGAAGCTACAGGAGTTTATTATGAATCGTTAGCCTATCATTTACACAAAATAAAAAAAACGGTTCATGTGGTTTTGCCCAATAAAGCAAAGCACTATATAGGAAGTTTAAATCAAAAAACAAAAACGGATAGTGCAGATGCACAAGCTTTGGCTAGGTTTGGAGTAGAGCGAAAGTTTTCGGAGTGGCATCCCCCCGCTCCCATTTACAAAAAACTTAAAGGACTTTGTCGTTTTAGAGTCAGTTTAAAAGAAAATCGAACAATGCTCTTAAACCAAATCAGTAGTATAGAGGCGTCAGAGCAAGGGGATAAATTTATAAAAAAGAGCTTGAAAGAATTAGTCAAAAAAATAGAGGTTCAAATTAAATCCTGTGAACAGGAGATCTTGAGGGTATTAGAGCAGGATCAAAAAATAGCTACTCGGGTACAATAA